A genome region from Microbacterium sp. CGR2 includes the following:
- a CDS encoding glycoside hydrolase family 13 protein, with amino-acid sequence MTDALLVETRTTDAAAWWRQAAVYQIYPRSFADANGDGLGDIPGIVSRADYLADLGIDAVWLSPFYPSALADGGYDVADYRDIDPRLGTLGDFDAMVEALHARGIRVIVDIVPNHSSDLHEWFQEALAAGRGSAARDRYIFREGKGPDGSEPPTDWGAAFGGSAWQRVEDGQWYLHSFAVEQPDLNWDHPEVREDFLKTLRFWSDRGVDGFRIDVAHMLTKDLTEPLPSQVELDAMDRTSGRHPLLDRDEVHEIYAEWRAVFNEYDPPRTAVAEAWVDTPERRAKYASADGLGQAFNFDLLVAEFDAGQFRRIIADNLGQAEATGSSTTWVLSNHDVTRHPTRYGLPPLDGRPVKQGTEWVAAGGPAEALDRDRGLRRAHAATLMLLGLPGSTYLYQGEELGLHEVAQITPEQRQDPAFLREGAFDGLGRDGCRVPLPWTASGSSFGFGSADAHLPQPAWFADYAVDVQESDPTSTLSLYREALRLRHLLQTDERMEWIESGRDDVLHFARPNGWQVVTNFGSEPFDLGAAASDVVLGAVVDGAVPGESTVWIAPAGVLA; translated from the coding sequence ATGACCGACGCGCTTCTCGTCGAGACCCGCACGACCGACGCCGCCGCCTGGTGGAGACAGGCCGCCGTCTATCAGATCTATCCGCGGAGCTTCGCCGACGCGAACGGCGACGGTCTGGGTGACATCCCCGGCATCGTCTCGCGCGCCGACTATCTCGCCGACCTCGGCATCGACGCGGTGTGGCTCAGCCCGTTCTACCCCTCGGCGCTCGCCGACGGCGGATACGACGTCGCCGACTACCGCGACATCGACCCGCGTCTGGGCACGCTCGGCGACTTCGACGCCATGGTCGAGGCGCTGCACGCGCGCGGCATCCGCGTCATCGTCGACATCGTCCCGAACCACAGCTCCGATCTGCATGAATGGTTCCAGGAGGCGCTCGCCGCCGGGCGCGGTTCCGCGGCGCGTGACCGTTACATCTTCCGCGAGGGGAAGGGGCCGGACGGCTCGGAGCCGCCCACGGACTGGGGCGCGGCGTTCGGCGGCAGCGCCTGGCAGCGCGTCGAGGACGGGCAGTGGTACCTGCACAGCTTCGCCGTGGAGCAGCCCGACCTGAACTGGGACCACCCGGAGGTGCGCGAAGACTTCCTCAAGACGCTGCGCTTCTGGTCCGACCGCGGTGTCGACGGGTTCCGCATCGACGTCGCGCACATGCTCACCAAAGATCTGACGGAACCGCTGCCCAGCCAAGTGGAACTCGACGCGATGGATCGCACCTCGGGTCGACACCCGCTTCTCGATCGCGACGAAGTGCACGAGATCTACGCGGAGTGGCGCGCGGTGTTCAACGAGTACGACCCGCCGCGCACCGCCGTCGCGGAAGCCTGGGTCGACACCCCGGAGCGTCGTGCGAAGTACGCCTCTGCCGACGGGCTCGGGCAGGCGTTCAACTTCGATCTGCTGGTCGCCGAGTTCGATGCCGGACAGTTCCGGCGCATCATCGCGGACAACCTCGGGCAGGCCGAGGCCACCGGGTCGTCGACGACGTGGGTGCTGTCCAATCACGATGTCACGCGTCACCCCACCCGGTACGGCTTGCCCCCGCTCGACGGTCGGCCGGTCAAGCAGGGCACCGAATGGGTCGCCGCGGGTGGCCCGGCCGAGGCGTTGGACCGCGACAGAGGACTCCGCCGGGCGCACGCCGCCACCCTGATGCTGCTCGGGCTCCCCGGCAGCACGTACCTCTACCAGGGGGAGGAGCTCGGCCTGCACGAGGTCGCGCAGATCACGCCCGAGCAGCGCCAGGACCCGGCGTTCCTGCGCGAGGGCGCTTTCGACGGTCTCGGGCGCGACGGATGCCGCGTGCCACTGCCGTGGACGGCATCCGGTTCGTCCTTCGGCTTCGGGTCGGCTGACGCCCACCTTCCGCAGCCGGCGTGGTTCGCGGACTACGCGGTCGATGTCCAGGAAAGCGATCCCACGTCGACCCTGTCGCTGTACCGCGAGGCTCTGCGACTTCGTCATCTGCTGCAGACCGACGAGCGCATGGAGTGGATCGAGTCGGGACGCGACGACGTGCTGCACTTCGCTCGCCCGAACGGCTGGCAGGTGGTGACGAACTTCGGGTCGGAGCCGTTCGACCTCGGCGCAGCCGCATCGGACGTGGTGCTCGGAGCTGTCGTCGACGGCGCCGTACCCGGGGAGAGTACCGTCTGGATCGCTCCGGCAGGCGTCCTGGCCTGA
- a CDS encoding carbohydrate ABC transporter permease, with the protein MSATETITTAHTKGRKPRTRMERVNWSGTIILILCAVTVLLPLYVTISMAFKTTEQAVDGNAFSLPAPFSIDGFVEAWNLTKFPVGAAISFFVTAGTVVATIVLAAFASYAIVRNWDRRFFRYSFFYLLAAMFIPFPVVALPQIQLTGRVGLDNPMGVIILATMFQLSFSVLLFTAFLRSIPIELEESARIDGATTWQTFWQLIFPLLAPMSATVGIFAFLYAWNDFMMPSLIISDPALQTLPVRQNLFQSQFANNYNISFASYLMAMAPAILAYLFTQRFVMEGVTQGAVKG; encoded by the coding sequence ATGTCCGCGACCGAGACGATCACCACCGCCCACACGAAGGGCCGGAAGCCGCGCACCCGCATGGAGCGGGTCAACTGGTCGGGCACGATCATCCTGATCCTGTGCGCCGTCACCGTGCTGCTGCCGCTGTACGTCACCATCTCGATGGCCTTCAAGACGACCGAGCAGGCCGTCGACGGCAACGCCTTCTCCCTCCCTGCGCCGTTCAGCATCGACGGCTTCGTCGAGGCCTGGAATCTGACGAAGTTCCCCGTGGGCGCCGCGATCTCGTTCTTCGTCACCGCCGGCACCGTGGTCGCGACGATCGTGCTGGCGGCCTTCGCCTCGTACGCGATCGTGCGCAACTGGGACCGCCGGTTCTTCCGCTATTCGTTCTTCTACCTGCTCGCGGCGATGTTCATCCCCTTCCCGGTGGTCGCCCTGCCGCAGATCCAGCTCACCGGTCGCGTCGGGCTCGACAACCCCATGGGGGTGATCATCCTCGCGACCATGTTCCAGCTCAGCTTCAGCGTGCTGCTGTTCACCGCCTTCCTCCGTTCGATCCCGATCGAGCTCGAGGAGAGTGCGCGGATCGACGGAGCCACCACCTGGCAGACGTTCTGGCAGCTGATCTTCCCGCTGCTCGCCCCGATGAGCGCGACCGTGGGCATCTTCGCTTTCCTCTACGCCTGGAACGACTTCATGATGCCGTCGCTGATCATCTCCGATCCGGCGCTGCAGACGCTGCCGGTGCGGCAGAACCTGTTCCAGAGTCAGTTCGCCAACAACTACAACATCTCATTCGCCTCGTACCTCATGGCGATGGCGCCCGCGATCCTGGCGTACCTGTTCACGCAGCGGTTCGTCATGGAAGGCGTCACGCAGGGCGCCGTCAAGGGCTGA
- a CDS encoding carbohydrate ABC transporter permease: MSTGTATKAANTSTTTILTGQDRKIRRHTRRVEPIYYLFLVPTLVIFTLAITLPAVMGIFFSFTDSIGIGEWSFNGVTNYIAMFSDPAILQSYLFTFGFSIATVIVVNVIAFMLAVGLTSRIRFKTGLRTIFVIPMVISGIIIAYVFNFLFSNSIPAAGAATGIPWLETSLLANPDLAWVAIVIVTAWQAVPGTLLIYIAGLLSVPGEVYEAASIDGAGKVQQLTRITIPLVAGYVVINVILGFKGFLNAYDIIVGLTNGGPGTATRSVAMTIIAGFNAGDYAYQMANATIFFIVAVLISLLQLSMTRGRSAL, translated from the coding sequence ATGAGCACCGGCACCGCCACGAAGGCGGCCAACACCAGCACCACGACGATCCTCACCGGGCAGGATCGCAAGATCCGACGGCATACGCGCCGCGTGGAACCGATCTACTACCTGTTCCTCGTGCCGACGCTCGTGATCTTCACTCTCGCGATCACGCTCCCCGCCGTCATGGGCATCTTCTTCAGCTTCACCGACTCGATCGGCATCGGCGAGTGGAGCTTCAACGGCGTCACCAACTACATCGCGATGTTCAGCGATCCGGCCATCCTGCAGAGCTACCTGTTCACGTTCGGGTTCTCCATCGCGACGGTCATCGTCGTCAACGTCATCGCCTTCATGCTCGCGGTCGGGCTCACCTCCCGTATCCGCTTCAAGACCGGGCTCCGCACGATCTTCGTGATCCCGATGGTGATCTCCGGCATCATCATCGCCTACGTCTTCAACTTCCTGTTCTCGAACTCGATCCCCGCGGCCGGCGCAGCCACCGGTATCCCATGGCTGGAGACGAGCCTGCTCGCCAACCCCGACCTCGCCTGGGTCGCGATCGTCATCGTCACCGCCTGGCAGGCGGTTCCCGGCACGCTCCTCATCTACATCGCCGGGCTTCTCTCGGTGCCGGGTGAGGTGTACGAGGCGGCGAGCATCGACGGCGCCGGCAAGGTGCAGCAACTCACCCGCATCACGATCCCGTTGGTGGCCGGCTACGTCGTGATCAACGTGATCCTCGGCTTCAAGGGCTTCCTGAACGCGTACGACATCATCGTCGGCCTCACCAACGGCGGCCCGGGCACCGCCACGCGCAGCGTCGCGATGACGATCATCGCCGGCTTCAACGCCGGTGACTACGCCTACCAGATGGCGAACGCGACGATCTTCTTCATCGTCGCCGTGCTCATCTCGCTCCTGCAACTCTCGATGACTCGCGGAAGGAGCGCACTCTGA
- a CDS encoding ABC transporter substrate-binding protein: protein MSARSSRRRRLVAGATALGLLGTALAGCAAGGGQETIRFTFNKREAIGFMNELVAQYNSSQDKVRVEMDTSGPDVISASFVRGNPPDIMLANYNYEIARFVQRCGLTDLSETDAAASIREDLGPLMAQYGTCEGRTSALPYSVMGASVIYNEEIFAEQGLEVPQTWDELIAVCDQLKEAGIDPFYGTFKDDWTVAQGWYDYTIGGSLDVLEFFDQLAAEGSEVGSGSDVSFEQDFAEPMDKMMQLATEYTNEDAESRGYGDGNLAFAKGEAAMYLQGPWAFSEIAKTSPDLELGTFPLPMTDDPADLAVRVNTDLGAMIPEESRHQEAARDFLEFLYLPENIEAYNASQLGFTPTKDAPPPDDPRIEGMIAYYEDGRVYQGPSVLVPRTLPVFNYSQAMVLGADPKSMLRTMDADWARIAFRAPIPSSDETGESSASGETEESAR, encoded by the coding sequence GTGTCTGCGAGATCTTCACGACGGCGACGACTGGTCGCCGGAGCGACCGCGCTCGGCCTGCTCGGTACGGCGTTGGCAGGCTGCGCGGCGGGCGGCGGGCAGGAGACGATCCGCTTCACGTTCAACAAACGAGAAGCCATCGGGTTCATGAACGAACTGGTCGCCCAGTACAACTCGTCGCAGGACAAGGTGCGCGTCGAAATGGACACCTCGGGTCCCGACGTCATCTCCGCGAGCTTCGTGCGCGGCAATCCGCCGGACATCATGCTCGCGAACTACAACTACGAGATCGCGCGGTTCGTGCAGCGGTGCGGGCTCACCGACCTCTCCGAGACGGATGCCGCCGCCAGCATCCGCGAAGACCTCGGACCCTTGATGGCGCAGTACGGCACCTGCGAAGGCCGGACCAGCGCCCTGCCGTACTCGGTGATGGGAGCATCCGTCATCTACAACGAGGAGATCTTCGCGGAGCAGGGCCTCGAGGTCCCGCAGACGTGGGACGAGTTGATCGCCGTGTGCGACCAGCTCAAGGAGGCGGGCATCGACCCGTTCTACGGCACCTTCAAAGACGACTGGACGGTCGCTCAGGGCTGGTACGACTACACGATCGGCGGCTCGCTCGACGTGCTCGAGTTCTTCGATCAGCTCGCGGCCGAAGGCAGCGAGGTCGGTTCCGGCTCGGACGTGTCGTTCGAGCAGGACTTCGCCGAGCCGATGGACAAGATGATGCAGCTCGCGACCGAATACACGAACGAGGATGCCGAGAGCCGCGGCTACGGTGACGGAAACCTCGCCTTCGCCAAGGGCGAGGCGGCGATGTATCTGCAGGGACCCTGGGCCTTCAGCGAGATCGCGAAGACGTCACCCGACCTGGAATTGGGTACGTTCCCGCTGCCGATGACCGATGATCCGGCCGACCTGGCCGTGCGCGTCAACACGGACCTCGGCGCGATGATCCCCGAGGAGTCCCGGCACCAGGAGGCGGCGCGCGACTTCCTCGAGTTCCTGTATCTGCCCGAGAACATCGAGGCATACAACGCCTCGCAGCTCGGCTTCACCCCGACGAAGGATGCTCCGCCGCCGGACGATCCTCGAATCGAGGGCATGATCGCCTACTACGAGGACGGTCGTGTCTATCAGGGCCCCTCGGTGCTCGTGCCCCGGACGCTGCCGGTCTTCAACTACTCGCAGGCGATGGTTCTCGGTGCCGACCCGAAGAGCATGCTGCGCACGATGGATGCCGACTGGGCACGTATCGCGTTCCGAGCCCCGATCCCCTCCAGCGACGAAACAGGCGAGAGTTCCGCATCCGGCGAGACAGAGGAGTCCGCACGATGA
- a CDS encoding ROK family protein, whose protein sequence is MAEVSADLGTGRASVGAVLDFAWAAGEFTATEVMASTSLTRSTAIDAIDTLLSADVLRELPNARAVGSYRSGRPARRFALSPDLGVVIGVDAGDTHLAVTVADPLETTLVHHRAELDPTQSATERRQTSLDRLSEALAETGVSRDRVLALCVGVAAPANRDGISPPHPDGFWERTNPGLAAALRDWAPVVEIKNDAQLAAVAEGAVGAAVGCRDYVALLASERFGGGVVVDGHVLHGAHGGVGEGVVFDHIIGVGSAVGLKYALQDEAVAVVESGEVERDGAIGRLVSDGRVAPRTVLMLAASGDADALLVASRVGGTLARVVGVLGSMYDPSRVIVCGAVAESIEPVLDAARRLVPGELHLPAPELLASTLGAEVVSVGAVVTARRAAQERAVPLLAQRRLRLPA, encoded by the coding sequence GTGGCAGAAGTATCCGCCGATCTCGGCACCGGACGCGCCAGCGTCGGCGCCGTGCTCGATTTCGCCTGGGCGGCGGGCGAGTTCACCGCCACCGAGGTGATGGCGAGCACCTCGCTGACCCGCTCCACCGCCATCGATGCGATCGACACCCTGCTCAGCGCCGACGTGCTCCGTGAGCTCCCGAACGCCCGCGCCGTGGGCAGCTACCGCTCCGGTCGGCCCGCACGGCGCTTCGCCCTCTCCCCCGACCTCGGGGTCGTCATCGGCGTGGATGCCGGCGACACCCACCTCGCCGTCACCGTCGCCGACCCCCTCGAGACGACGCTGGTGCACCATCGCGCCGAGCTCGACCCGACGCAGTCCGCGACCGAACGTCGGCAGACGAGCCTGGACCGGCTCTCGGAAGCTCTCGCCGAGACCGGAGTATCGCGAGATCGCGTGCTCGCCCTCTGCGTCGGCGTCGCGGCACCGGCGAACCGCGACGGCATCTCGCCACCTCATCCGGACGGCTTCTGGGAGCGCACCAACCCGGGGCTCGCGGCCGCCCTCCGCGACTGGGCACCGGTCGTCGAGATCAAGAACGACGCGCAGCTGGCCGCGGTCGCCGAGGGCGCGGTGGGTGCCGCGGTCGGATGCCGTGACTACGTCGCCCTGCTCGCGAGTGAACGCTTCGGTGGCGGGGTCGTGGTCGACGGACATGTGCTGCACGGTGCGCACGGCGGCGTCGGCGAGGGCGTCGTCTTCGACCACATCATCGGCGTCGGCTCGGCCGTCGGACTGAAGTACGCGCTTCAGGACGAGGCGGTCGCGGTGGTGGAAAGCGGAGAGGTCGAGCGCGACGGGGCGATCGGTCGGCTCGTCTCAGACGGTCGGGTCGCCCCTCGCACGGTGCTGATGCTCGCGGCATCCGGCGACGCGGACGCGCTGCTGGTCGCGTCGCGCGTCGGTGGCACGCTCGCCCGCGTGGTCGGTGTGCTCGGCAGCATGTACGACCCTTCGCGCGTGATCGTATGCGGGGCGGTCGCCGAGAGCATCGAACCCGTGCTCGACGCGGCCCGACGGCTCGTGCCCGGCGAACTGCATCTGCCGGCGCCGGAGCTGCTGGCCTCGACGCTCGGTGCGGAAGTCGTGTCGGTGGGTGCCGTGGTGACGGCACGGCGTGCGGCGCAGGAGCGGGCCGTACCCCTGCTCGCCCAGCGGCGGTTGCGGTTGCCGGCGTAG
- a CDS encoding dihydrolipoamide acetyltransferase family protein, translating into MSTQNFNLPDVGEGLTEAEIVAWKVAPGDSVAINDVICEIETAKSLVELPSPHAGIVGELLAPEGATVEVGAPIITFTTADASAEPAVAVVPAPEEGGGSVLVGYGTGGGATSRRKRPAERAVRSSVGVIAKPPIRKLARDLDVDLTVVTPTGADGEVTRDDVVKHASQASVFRNIETPAWGEVREETVPAPQNAPAGLARGLTPSAAASDDDGRTESIPVKGVRKATSSAMVQSAYSAPHVTVWKEIDASRTMELVKRLKASPDYAEIRVSPLLIMARAVIWAARRTPMVNAAWVETENGAEISVRHYVNLGIAAATPRGLLVPNIKDAQDLGMKDLARALNRLTLTAREGKTSPADQQGGTITITNIGVFGMDAGTPIINPGEAGIVAMGTISQKPWVVDGEVRPRWVTTVAGSFDHRVIDGDGMSRFIADVASVLEEPALLVD; encoded by the coding sequence ATGAGCACGCAGAACTTCAACCTCCCGGATGTCGGGGAAGGGCTGACCGAGGCGGAGATCGTGGCCTGGAAGGTCGCGCCCGGTGACAGCGTGGCCATCAATGACGTGATCTGTGAGATCGAGACGGCCAAGTCGCTCGTCGAGCTCCCGTCGCCGCACGCCGGCATCGTCGGGGAGCTGCTCGCACCCGAGGGTGCCACGGTGGAGGTCGGGGCGCCGATCATCACTTTCACCACCGCCGACGCTTCCGCGGAACCCGCCGTCGCAGTGGTTCCCGCGCCGGAGGAGGGCGGCGGCTCGGTGCTCGTCGGTTACGGCACCGGTGGTGGCGCGACCTCTCGGCGCAAGCGCCCGGCTGAGCGTGCCGTGCGTTCGTCGGTCGGCGTCATCGCCAAGCCGCCGATCCGCAAGCTCGCCCGGGACCTCGACGTCGACCTCACGGTCGTGACGCCCACCGGCGCCGACGGCGAGGTCACCCGTGACGATGTCGTCAAGCACGCGTCGCAGGCGAGCGTGTTCCGCAACATCGAGACCCCCGCCTGGGGCGAGGTGCGCGAAGAGACCGTGCCTGCGCCGCAGAACGCACCTGCGGGGCTGGCCCGGGGACTGACTCCCTCGGCGGCAGCCTCCGATGACGACGGACGCACGGAGTCGATCCCCGTCAAGGGTGTGCGCAAGGCGACCTCCTCGGCGATGGTGCAGAGCGCCTACTCCGCACCGCACGTGACGGTCTGGAAGGAGATCGACGCGAGCCGCACCATGGAGCTGGTGAAGCGGCTGAAGGCTTCTCCGGACTACGCTGAGATCCGCGTCTCACCGCTGCTCATCATGGCGCGAGCCGTGATCTGGGCGGCGCGACGCACCCCGATGGTCAACGCCGCGTGGGTGGAGACCGAGAACGGCGCCGAGATCTCCGTGCGTCACTACGTGAACCTCGGCATCGCCGCGGCGACGCCTCGCGGGCTGCTGGTCCCGAACATCAAGGACGCGCAGGATCTCGGCATGAAGGACCTCGCACGGGCGCTCAACCGCCTCACGCTCACCGCCCGCGAGGGCAAGACGTCACCCGCCGATCAGCAGGGCGGCACGATCACCATCACCAACATCGGCGTGTTCGGGATGGATGCCGGCACCCCGATCATCAACCCCGGCGAGGCCGGGATAGTGGCCATGGGGACGATCAGTCAGAAGCCGTGGGTCGTCGACGGCGAGGTGCGCCCGCGCTGGGTGACCACGGTCGCCGGTTCCTTCGACCACCGCGTGATCGACGGCGACGGCATGAGCCGGTTCATCGCCGACGTGGCATCCGTGCTGGAGGAGCCCGCGCTGCTCGTCGACTGA
- a CDS encoding alpha-ketoacid dehydrogenase subunit beta, whose product MARPLRGVVRGRQQVTLETMPLSKAMNAGLRKAMENDPKVLLMGEDIGKLGGVFRVTEHLQRDFGDRRVIDTPLAESGIVGTAIGLAMTGFRPVIEIQFDGFVFPAFDQITTQLAKLTNRHEGRLSMPIVIRIPYGGHIGAVEHHQESPEAYFAHTPGLRVVSPSTPNDAYWMIQEAIASNDPVIFMEPKSRYWQKGEVELDASAVPLHASRVVRTGSDVTLVGHGAMVTTLLQAAALAEGEGTSCEVVDVRSLSPVDYEPILDSVRKTGHMIYAQEAQGFSSVGSEIAATVMERAFYALEAPVLRVSGYDTPFPPAKLEGAYLPDADRILEAVDRSLAY is encoded by the coding sequence ATGGCACGCCCGCTACGAGGCGTCGTTCGAGGAAGGCAGCAAGTGACTCTCGAGACGATGCCGCTCAGCAAGGCGATGAACGCCGGTCTGCGCAAGGCGATGGAGAACGACCCGAAGGTCCTGCTCATGGGTGAGGACATCGGCAAACTCGGCGGAGTGTTCCGCGTCACCGAGCATCTGCAGCGCGATTTCGGTGACCGACGTGTCATCGACACCCCGTTGGCGGAGTCGGGAATCGTGGGTACCGCCATCGGGCTCGCGATGACCGGGTTCCGTCCCGTCATCGAGATCCAGTTCGACGGGTTCGTCTTCCCCGCATTCGACCAGATCACGACTCAACTGGCGAAGCTCACGAACCGGCACGAGGGTCGGCTGTCGATGCCGATCGTCATCCGCATCCCGTATGGCGGACACATCGGAGCGGTCGAGCACCACCAGGAGAGCCCGGAGGCCTACTTCGCGCACACCCCGGGTCTGCGCGTGGTCTCGCCATCGACTCCGAACGACGCGTACTGGATGATCCAGGAGGCCATCGCCTCGAACGATCCCGTCATCTTCATGGAGCCGAAGAGCCGGTACTGGCAGAAGGGCGAGGTCGAGCTCGACGCCTCCGCCGTCCCACTGCACGCGTCCCGGGTCGTGCGTACCGGCAGCGACGTGACTCTCGTCGGACACGGCGCCATGGTGACGACACTGCTGCAGGCGGCCGCGCTCGCCGAGGGTGAGGGTACGAGCTGCGAGGTCGTGGACGTCCGTTCGCTGTCGCCGGTCGACTACGAGCCGATCCTCGACTCTGTGCGCAAGACCGGCCACATGATCTACGCGCAGGAAGCCCAGGGGTTCTCGAGCGTCGGCAGCGAGATCGCCGCGACCGTCATGGAGCGTGCTTTCTACGCGCTCGAAGCGCCGGTGCTGCGCGTCTCCGGCTACGACACCCCGTTCCCGCCCGCCAAGCTCGAGGGCGCATACCTTCCGGATGCCGACCGCATCCTCGAAGCCGTCGATCGCTCGCTGGCATACTGA
- a CDS encoding thiamine pyrophosphate-dependent dehydrogenase E1 component subunit alpha yields the protein MTSSETELVRVLDQDGRFAPSPAAEQYLPLIEAIGDAELEQFYREMVIIRAIDTQATNLQRQGQLALWPPSRGQEAAQVGSALASRAQDTIFPSYREHAVTRIRGVDPLDIIKLMRGVSHGGWDPTDPKNGNTRLYTLVLGSQVLHATGYAMGLAFDGRSGTGNPERDEAVVVYYGDGASSQGDVHEAMVFAASYQAPAVFFLQNNHWAISVPVSTQSRVPLVQRSAGYGIPSVRVDGNDVLASYAVSRVALEEARAGGGPRAIEAVTYRLGAHTTSDDPTKYRGSDEEDSWALRDPIVRMRTFLEGRGAAASFFADVDAEGADAAEDLRARTVELGPPPVSRMFDHVYSEPHPLIAEQKAWHARYEASFEEGSK from the coding sequence GTGACCTCGTCAGAGACTGAACTCGTCCGCGTCCTGGATCAGGACGGTCGCTTCGCGCCCAGTCCTGCCGCCGAGCAGTACCTGCCACTGATCGAGGCGATCGGTGACGCCGAGCTCGAGCAGTTCTACCGCGAGATGGTGATCATCCGCGCCATCGACACCCAGGCCACCAACCTGCAGCGGCAGGGGCAGCTCGCGCTGTGGCCGCCGAGCCGGGGGCAGGAGGCGGCGCAGGTGGGTTCCGCTCTCGCCAGCCGTGCGCAGGACACCATCTTCCCCTCGTACCGTGAGCACGCGGTCACCCGGATCCGTGGCGTCGATCCGCTCGACATCATCAAGCTCATGCGGGGCGTCTCGCATGGGGGCTGGGACCCCACGGATCCGAAGAACGGCAACACCCGGCTGTACACGCTGGTACTCGGCTCGCAGGTGCTGCACGCCACCGGCTACGCGATGGGCCTCGCCTTCGATGGCCGCAGTGGTACGGGGAACCCGGAGCGCGACGAGGCAGTGGTCGTCTACTACGGCGACGGCGCCTCCAGTCAGGGTGACGTGCACGAGGCCATGGTGTTCGCGGCGAGCTACCAGGCCCCCGCGGTCTTCTTCCTGCAGAACAACCACTGGGCCATCTCGGTGCCGGTGTCGACGCAGTCCCGTGTGCCGTTGGTGCAGCGCAGCGCCGGCTACGGCATTCCGAGCGTGCGCGTCGACGGCAACGATGTGCTGGCCAGCTACGCCGTCTCGCGTGTGGCTCTCGAGGAGGCGCGCGCCGGCGGTGGCCCACGCGCCATCGAAGCGGTGACGTACCGTCTCGGGGCGCACACGACGAGCGACGATCCGACGAAGTACCGCGGGAGCGACGAAGAGGATTCCTGGGCGTTGCGCGACCCGATCGTGCGGATGCGCACGTTCCTGGAGGGCCGTGGCGCGGCGGCATCCTTCTTCGCCGATGTCGATGCGGAAGGCGCGGATGCCGCCGAAGATCTGCGCGCCCGCACAGTGGAGCTCGGTCCGCCACCGGTCAGCAGGATGTTCGACCACGTCTACAGCGAGCCGCACCCGCTGATCGCGGAACAGAAGGCATGGCACGCCCGCTACGAGGCGTCGTTCGAGGAAGGCAGCAAGTGA
- a CDS encoding histidinol-phosphate transaminase has protein sequence MTDPILPRIRPAIAALAPYRQGKQAGPAAFKLSSNENPFDPLPSVVEALQHTTPINRYPDATAGRLRERLGARYEVDPDQVHVAAGSVSILHQLILATASVGDEVIYAWRSFEAYPSLPLVAGATGVQVALTTDARHDLDAMADAVTDRTRTIILCTPNNPTGPIITSAEFAAFIARVPKDVLVILDEAYAEFVTAPDAVDGLAERVFEQHPNVVVLRTFSKAYGLAGLRIGYAIGNVTVLNAARATGVPLSVTSAAENAAIASLDAEAELLERVAHIVERRTRLVEGLRAQGWDVPDAQGNFVWLPTEGQTDDVAAALVDADLIVRPFSGDGIRISVGEHESVDKVLQVSESIVRTLQADPRNLG, from the coding sequence GTGACCGACCCGATCCTGCCCCGCATCCGCCCTGCCATCGCCGCCCTCGCGCCGTACCGTCAGGGCAAGCAGGCAGGCCCCGCGGCCTTCAAGCTCTCCAGCAACGAGAACCCGTTCGACCCCCTGCCGTCGGTCGTCGAGGCGCTGCAGCACACGACGCCGATCAACCGCTACCCGGATGCCACCGCCGGCCGGCTGCGTGAGCGACTCGGTGCCCGCTACGAGGTCGACCCCGACCAGGTGCACGTCGCCGCCGGAAGCGTGTCGATCCTGCACCAGCTCATCCTTGCGACGGCATCCGTCGGCGATGAGGTGATCTACGCGTGGCGCTCCTTCGAGGCCTACCCGAGCCTTCCGCTGGTCGCCGGGGCCACCGGGGTGCAGGTCGCGCTGACGACCGACGCCCGGCACGATCTCGACGCGATGGCGGATGCCGTCACCGACCGCACCCGCACGATCATCCTGTGCACGCCCAACAATCCCACCGGCCCGATCATCACCAGCGCTGAATTCGCCGCCTTCATCGCCCGTGTGCCGAAGGACGTGCTCGTCATCCTCGATGAGGCGTACGCCGAGTTCGTGACCGCTCCGGACGCGGTCGACGGTCTCGCGGAGCGCGTCTTCGAGCAGCATCCGAACGTGGTCGTCCTGCGCACCTTCTCCAAGGCCTACGGTCTCGCCGGACTCCGGATCGGATATGCGATCGGCAACGTCACCGTTCTCAACGCGGCGAGGGCGACAGGGGTGCCGCTCTCGGTCACCTCTGCCGCTGAGAACGCAGCGATCGCCAGCCTTGACGCCGAAGCGGAGCTCCTCGAGCGCGTCGCACACATCGTCGAGCGTCGGACGCGCCTGGTCGAGGGGCTGCGCGCGCAGGGCTGGGACGTCCCGGACGCCCAGGGGAACTTCGTCTGGCTGCCGACCGAGGGGCAGACCGACGACGTCGCGGCGGCCCTCGTCGACGCCGACCTCATCGTGCGTCCCTTCTCCGGCGACGGCATCCGCATATCCGTCGGCGAGCATGAATCCGTGGACAAGGTCCTACAGGTTTCCGAATCCATTGTGCGGACTCTCCAGGCCGACCCTCGGAACCTCGGATAG